A single Bufo bufo chromosome 6, aBufBuf1.1, whole genome shotgun sequence DNA region contains:
- the RHOBTB1 gene encoding rho-related BTB domain-containing protein 1, producing MDTDMDYERPNVETIKCVVVGDNAVGKTRLICARACNTTLTQYQLLATHVPTVWAIDQYRVCQEVLERSRDVVDEVSVSLRLWDTFGDHHKDRRFAYGRSDVVVLCFSIANPNSLNHVKTMWAQEIKHFCPRTPVILVGCQLDLRYADLEAVNRARRPLARPIKRGDILPPERGREVAKELGIQYYETSVFDQFGIKDVFDNAIRAALISRRHLQFWKSHLKRVQRPLLQAPFLPPKSPPPVIKIPETSESNINDAGDLLDNPLCADVMFVLQDQKRIFAHKLYLATSSSKFYDLFLMEHEESQNLMERFCRKEKPSKDLLLRTLSLDTDEDTDGTSLKPSNACLRISKSDDTLLTSDCDEEGCVALLSWSKGFHSMHQELMVNPVSNRTCSMTVVRMDSSVQYGPFKTVLRFLYTGQLDENEKGLMRVAQIAEILEVFDLRMMVENITNKEAFMNQEITKAFHVRKANRIKECLSKSTFSDVTFKLDDGSINAHKPLLICSCEWMAAMFGGSFVESANNEVSLPNVSKSSMQAVLDYLYTRQLSCTSDLDPLELIALANRICLPRLVALTEQHAVQALTKAAVNGVDIDQEVLTYLEIAQFHNAHQLAAWCLHHICTNYNSVCSKFRKEIKSKSAENQEYFERHRWPPVWYLKEEDHYQRVKKEREKEDVIFNKHRSRRKWCFWNSSSAAFA from the exons ATGGACACTGATATGGACTACGAACGACCCAATGTCGAAACCATCAAGTGTGTGGTCGTTGGGGACAATGCAGTGGGCAAGACACGGCTTATCTGCGCCAGAGCTTGTAACACTACATTAACTCAGTACCAGCTGCTGGCCACCCACGTACCGACAGTATGGGCAATAGATCAGTACCGCGTATGTCAAGAG GTCCTTGAACGCTCGCGGGATGTTGTGGACGAGGTGAGCGTCTCTCTCAGGTTGTGGGACACCTTTGGGGATCATCACAAGGACAGGCGTTTTGCCTATGGAAG ATCCGACGTTGTTGTTCTGTGTTTCTCAATTGCAAATCCAAATTCATTAAACCATGTGAAAACAATGTGGGCTCAGGAGATTAAACATTTTTGCCCCCGCACACCTGTCATTCTTGTGGGTTGCCAGCTGGACCTGCGTTATGCCGATCTTGAAGCTGTTAACAGGGCAAGGCGACCATTAGCCAG acCGATAAAACGGGGAGACATTTTGCCACCAGAAAGGGGAAGAGAAGTTGCCAAGGAACTAGGGATCCAATATTACGAAACCAGTGTTTTTGACCAGTTTGGCATAAAGGATGTGTTTGACAATGCAATTAGGGCCGCCTTGATCTCCAGGAGACATCTTCAGTTTTGGAAGTCCCATCTGAAGAGAGTTCAGAGACCTTTACTGCAAGCTCCATTCCTTCCCCCTAAATCACCACCGCCAGTGATAAAGATACCCGAGACCAGTGAGTCTAACATTAATGATGCTGGAGATTTACTGGACAATCCTTTGTGTGCAGATGTCATGTTTGTCCTTCAGGACCAAAAACGGATCTTTGCTCATAAACTTTaccttgctacctcctcttcaaaATTTTATGACCTTTTTTTAATGGAACATGAAGAGTCTCAAAACCTCATGGAAAGGTTCTGCAGGAAGGAAAAGCCTTCAAAGGATTTGTTATTGCGGACATTAAGCCTTGACACGGACGAGGACACAGATGGAACTTCCTTGAAACCATCAAATGCCTGTCTTCGGATTTCAAAAAGCGATGATACTTTACTGACTTCAGATTGTGACGAGGAAGGATGTGTTGCTTTATTGTCTTGGAGCAAAGGCTTTCATAGTATGCACCAAGAACTGATGGTCAACCCAGTGTCTAATAGGACTTGTTCAATGACCGTGGTCCGAATGGACTCCTCTGTACAGTATGGGCCTTTTAAAACCGTATTACGATTTTTATACACAGGGCAGCTAGACGAAAATGAAAAAGGTTTGATGAGAGTAGCACAAATTGCAGAAATTCTAGAAGTATTTGATTTGCGAATGATGGTAGAGAATATCACAAACAAAGAAGCCTTTATGAACCAGGAGATTACAAAAGCGTTTCACGTCAGGAAAGCAAATCGAATCAAAGAATGTCTCTCCAAGTCAACGTTTTCTG ATGTAACATTTAAATTGGATGATGGAAGCATCAATGCCCATAAGCCGCTTCTAATCTGTAGCTGTGAATGGATGGCTGCAATGTTTGGAGGTTCATTTGTGGAAAGTGCAAATAATGAG GTCAGCCTACCTAATGTAAGCAAATCTTCAATGCAAGCTGTGCTGGACTATCTGTACACCAGGCAGTTGTCGTGCACGTCGGACttggacccactggagctgattgCACTGGCAAATAGAATCTGCCTTCCACGTTTGGTGGCTCTGACCG AACAACATGCTGTGCAGGCGCTGACCAAGGCTGCAGTGAATGGGGTGGATATCGATCAGGAAGTGCTAACCTATCTGGAAATTGCTCAG TTTCACAATGCACATCAGCTGGCGGCCTGGTGCCTGCACCACATCTGTACCAATTATAACAGTGTCTGCTCGAAATTCCGGAAAGAAATAAAATCTAAATCAGCTG AAAACCAGGAATATTTTGAGAGACACCGTTGGCCGCCAGTGTGGTACTTAAAAGAAGAAGACCACTACCAGAGAGTGAAGAAGGAGCGAGAGAAAGAAGACGTCATCTTTAACAAACATCGCTCAAGGCGCAAATGGTGCTTCTGGAACTCTTCGTCAGCGGCCTTTGCCTAA